The nucleotide sequence CAATCCTTTAGTCCTGCTCAGGTTTGCTGAGATTAAGGAGGTTATGTCATGGGGCGATCGCGGCACTGGTCTGTTAAGAGATGGCTGCTAGAATCAAAGCAGTCTGGAGGATGAAGACATGAACTGTCTCCATTGTCAAAGCGAAGCTGTAGTCAGAAATGGTCGCACTCAACGGCAGGATGGCAGCATCGTTCAAAAGTATCTCTGTGAAACCTGCACCAAACAGTTTAACGATCGCACAGGTACCCCGATGTCCCGACTGCGCACCTCGTCTGTGATTGTGGGTGCCGCCCTCAATGTACGAACTGAAGGACTGGGCGTTCGGGCAACGGGACGGGCATTTGGAAAATCCCATTCAACCGTGATTCGGTGGGAACAACGTTTGGCCCAGCAATCAGACCAGTGGTCACCGTCTGCGCCTGCGGAAGCGGAGGTGAGGCTCGAAGGCGATGAAGTTTACACCTGAGTACGGGCGAATATTTCCCCCAAAGCGTGTGAAGGGTGGACCATTCATTTGATTGAGCGCAATAGCCGCTACTGGGTCGGTGCTTTAGCTGGAAAGAAGGAGGCATCTCTGTTTGAACGTGGCGTGAAACGAGCATGGGAGTGGACAAAGTCGGCTCAGTTTATTGGGTGGTTCACGGATGGAGAACGCCGCTACGGCAAGATAATGTGGAAACTGGCAAGCGTCTATCTCAAGAAAAGGGAGCGTTCAGTGCACTACCCCTATCGCAAGGTGTGGCGAGAAGGTTTAGAAGTTGCGATGAAGATCAAGGGTTCCCAGGGAACGCGACGCGTTGAGTGGGTATACCGAGAGCATCCATTTACGGCTATTAGTCCCACCTCCGAGGTGCATGCCAATCACATGAAGCCCATAACAGTGCGCTCAGACGGCGGTGTAGTGCCTATCGTAGACGGCAGAATTTGTATGCTAAACGAGTTGAAGCGCTCCAACGAGTGTTGGATGTGCAGCGGTTAGCTCACAATTGGGTTCGTCCCCACTGGAGGTTAGCTAAAGGGACAACGCCAGCGATGGCGATGGGGTTTTGTTCGCGCCCGGTTTCAATGCATGAACTCCTGACACTCCGTGGCTTTTCCTCCATCATTCCTTAAAAAACCAGTACTTAGCAATGGTTTTTCAAATGCGGGCAATCGATCGAAAGCGAATCATTGGGAAAATTGGTGAGACGGAATCGGAATATCTGGCACAGATTGATGCGGAAATTTGGCGGATGTTGAAACCCTCAGAAACTGAGGAATCATGAAGTGCAATTGTTTACTCATAATGCGATGGCTCACCCATAGCGATCGCCTGGGGCAAGAGGGGGCGATCGCATGGATTGCCTGATAAACCCTGGCTAATTGTGTTTATGCCGTGGACTTTCTATAGTGTTGAGTGGGGTATTGATTGAGCAGGGCATTAGCCGCCTGCCCGATCGTTTTTTGCAGATTTCAGTGACCAGCCATGTCAAACGGCTCTCCCAGTAATTCTCCAACCGTTGAAAAGGTTAACCGGCCAGCTCAATCTGCCCGCTGGCACACATTTCCTGAAATTTTGAGCCGGCTGCATCAGGAGAAGATTTACATCCATCCAGAGCAGTTAGCGGAATTTATGTTGTTCCACGGATTGCCAGTCGATCTCCGCTATGTCCCCAAACATCTGATGCAACGGGCAAAGGTGATCAACGACAATTACAGGGGGGATATGGCAAGGGAAGAGGTGGTGGACGACCTGCCGGGTCTGCTGCCGCTTGAGTAGAACCGGGAAAGGGAGGCGGTTCTGGTGGAAGCCGCCGTTTTATCCCTGATACTTGAGCAAGAATCTATGGGATGCCAGTCTTATGCAGGAGTTTAGAGGTGACAGACCATTTGGATACCGAATTGACCAGGGATGGGATCGCACCCCGTCCCTCTGACGATATTGCCTACCGCCAGAAGATGCAACGGCGGAAGGAAGTCCAGGAGCAGCGTCTGGCGGAGATGGCCAGCGAGAAGGGATTGGTCATTGTTCACACCGGAAATGGTAAAGGGAAAACCACAGCCGCCCTGGGAATGGTGTTGCGATCACTGGGGCATGGCTACCGGGTGGCGATCGTCCAGTTCATTAAAGGAGCCTGGGAACCGGCAGAAAAGGCAGCCTTCAAGCCCTGGTCCACGGCAGTGGATGGCAATCCACCTCAGCTAGAGTTTCACGCCATGGGGGAAGGGTTTACCTGGGAAACCCAGGATCGCGATCGCGACATTGAGCGGGCACAACAAGCCTGGGAAAAAGCATTGTCTTTCATCTGCAATGCCGACTTTAAGCTGGTTCTGTTGGATGAAGTGAATGTGGCCTTGAAATTGGGTTATCTGTCAACTGAACAGGTGCTGGCAGGACTGGAACAGAAACCAGCCCATTCCCACGTTATCTTAACGGGACGGGGTGCACCCCAGCTCCTGATCGACCGGGCTGACCTGGTCACAGAGATGACGCTGGTAAAACATCCCTTTCGGGAACAAAAAATTAAAGCCCAACCGGGCATTGAGTTCTAGTGCAGGTTGCCGAAAATAACCCGCCAGTTTCAGGTTGAACCACAAAGACACAAAACGCACGAAGCAACTTTGTGTCCTTTCGTGCTTCTGTGGTGAAAAACTTCTGCCGCAATGCACTAGAACGCCGGTACAGAAATCGGATTTCTTCTACCAGATACCAAGATTTCGTTGAATTTCTCAACAGAAATCCGATTTCTTGGAATTCTGAACCGATGTTCTAGTGGTTTGTCAACTTTGTATTTGTGAGTCTGAGATCAAGAAGAGGTTATTATTTTGGGGTTTTCAAGTCACAAAATAATTCTTGACAGATCACTGGAGCCGGATTATCAACTCAGTGCCAGCGCCAGGAAAGCCAGCAACCCACCTACCAGGTAAAACAAAGCGACGATGCGGGTTTCTGACCAGCCAGAAAGCTCTAAATGATTGTGATAAGGGGACATCTTAAACAAACGCCGACCAATGCCATCAGGACCCTTCGTAGCTTTGTAGTAGGACACTTGAGCAATCACCGAAAGGGTTTCCACGAGAAACAAGCCACTGATAATCAAAAGGGCGAACAGGCTGTTAGTCAAAATTGCGACGGCTGCCAGGGCACCCCCCAGTGCCAAAGAGCCAGTATCCCCCATGAATACCCTGGCGGGATTACGGTTGTGCGCCAGAAAGCCCAGACAACTTCCGCTCAAAGCCGCACAGAACAGCATCAAATCAGGATGGGAGGGAGCAATCAGGATGCCCAACCCCATGAGGGCGATCGCCACGGTTCCAGCGGCCAATCCATCCAGGCCATCGGTTAAGTTGGTGGCGTTGCTTTCTGAAACCAGGACAAAGCCTGCCAGGAGCCAGAAAAGAACCCCCAGCGGCACCACCCAGCCAAAAGGAAGGGCGATCGAGGTGATGCTGAATGGTTGAGTCAGCCAGAGCCAGAGGCAGAACAGTGCAGCAAAGCCAATCTGTAAGCTCAATTTCGTTCGTGGGGAAATTCCCTTATTCGACTTGCAGCGGATAATTTGCCAGTCATCCAACCAGCCGATCGCCCCATAGGCAAGGGTCAGGGCTGATACAGCTACCACATTCGGAGAAAAACCGGACCACAACAGGGAAACCACAACTGCAACGGGTAGAAAAAAGATCCCCCCCATGGTTGGGGTGCCCGCCTTTTTCAGGTGAGCCTGGGGACCATCTTCACGAATAATTTGACCCGCTTTCAGCGATCGCAGCAAAGGCACGACCCAAAAACCCAGGCCAGCAGTTGCCAGGGCACATACCCAGAAGGGAAGCGACAGCGAAAGCGTTTGCCCGAATCGCCCGGCAGCGAGATCAAAAAAGACTGAAACCAGACTGAGTCCAACCGTCAATAGGATAAACAGTACCGCTCCTGAGAGTCTTAACGTCCGACTGGGAAATAACTTAGCGTCCACAAGCCTCCTGCCTCACTCCACTCACTCCACACACACCTAACTACACGATCCTGGGAAAATCAGACAAATCTTAACTTAAAAGCGAGCCTGTAGGCTTTCCTTTCTGGATGAGGTACACCTCATCTGTTTGACTCAAGAGGCCTTGACTCAGGAGTTCTACAGTTCTGTATGCACCTCACTGGATTCAAAACCGCTAAACAGTGATTAGTCTTCCAGATCCAGTTCATCATCGTCATCATCGAGATCGAAACTGTTATCGTCTCCCCCCATCAGGTCGCTGATGTCTTCTCCTTCGTCCTCCAGGTAGTCAAAATCGCTACCTTCACGCGCCAGGAGCCGACCACTACTTTCCAGCCAATCCAGAATGGAAGACTCATGCTTGAGGGGGATTACAGCAGCCCGCTGATTACGGGGTTCTTCACGGAGAGAGGGATTATACGTCATATGTCTGAGTTTGGATCAACAATTTAATAGATCACTATCTTAATTCTTTCAGAACTTTGAGCCTGGTGTCCATCCTCCTCGAAGTGAAACACCCAGAGTGTATCACTATAGAAATAAATTGCAAGTTTTTTCGTCTTCAAGGATCTTCCTAAACAAACGTTCAACCTTACATCAGGAATTACAGTAATGATTGGTAAAGCAGCGTTATTAGAAACTATTTCAGGTAAAAATCGGGGTTTGTTGACGACGGATACAGAAAGGCAAGCCATTCTGGCGGCGATCGCCCAGTTAGAAGATCGCAACCCCACTCCCCGCCCAGTGGAAGCCAGTGATCTGCTGGAGGGCGACTGGCGACTTCTCTACACCACCAGTCGAGGCATTCTGGGCATTGATCAGGTTCCTTTCCTGAAGCTGGGGCAGGTGTATCAGTGCGTTCGTGCCGCCGAACTGAAAGTTTACAATATTGCTGAAGTCTATGGTCTGCCCCTGCTGGAGGGAATTGTCAGCGTCGCCGCTCGCTTTCAACCTGTATCCGAGCGTCGGGTGAATGTTAAATTCGAGCGTTCAATAGTCGGATTACAGCGATTCATTGGCTATCAGACACCGGGCCGTTTTATCCGGCAACTTGAATCGGGGGAGAAACTGGCTGCGATCGACTTGAATATCGAGAACCGCAATCAGCAGGGATGGCTGGACATCACCTATCTGGATGCAGACCTGCGGATTGGACGGGGAAACGAGGGGAGTGTGTTTGTGCTGACGAAAGGATGAGGGAAGCCGATAACGATGGTTGAGGAGCAGATACTAAAAGATGCGTCTAATCACAGGTCACCTGGTTACAAATCTGGCAATGGTGGAAGGCGTTCATCCGTTCTCCCTCATCCTTTCACCTTCCCCATTCGCCTGTCTCAGGGGCAGCTAAATCTGCTGTCAACCTGTCCGCGAAAATTTCAGCACATTTATCTGGAACAACTGGCGGCTCCTGCAACCCCCGAACAGCAGGAAAAAATGATTTGGGGTTCCAGGTTTCACTTGCTGATGCAGCAGTGGCAACTGGGGTTGCCCGTTGATCGCCTGGTTAAAGAAGACAGTCAGCTCCAACCCTGGTTTTCCGCTTTTATGGCGGCTGCTCCTCAGATTTTGAAACTGGATGCAGGGGAGACCGCTACCCATCAGTACAGTGAATATCCTCTGACAATCGCCTTTCAGGGCTATTTGCTCACTGTGGTTTACGATCTGCTGATTTCAAACCAGAACCAGGCAAAGATTCTGGATTGGAAAACCTATCCCCGTCCTCAGAACCCTGGCTGGTTGCAGCAAAACTGGCAAACCCGGCTTTATCTATTTACGCTGGCTGAGATGGGGACCTATTTGCCAGAACAAATTTCCATGACCTACTGGTTTTTCCAGGTTAACAACCCCTCAGCCCCAGATCCCCAGAGCGTTACGATCGCCTACGACACCACCAGACATGAAAAAAACCGCCGGGACTTAACCGCGCTGTTAAACCAGTTAACCGACTGGTTAGAACGCTACCAGGCTGGGGAATCGTTTCCCCAGGTATTCCCATCAGCGAACCAGTGTGCGGCCTGTCATTTTGCCGTCCGGTGCGATCGGGCGGTCCCGCGCTCCGAAACGGGCGCATCCCCCCACCCCGTCCAGTCACCAACTGACCGGATCAACGATTTCTCAATCCCCAACCTGGCAGAAATTCAGGAAATTGAGCTATAGGTGGGCAGAAGTGAGGGATGCGG is from Leptothermofonsia sichuanensis E412 and encodes:
- a CDS encoding PAP/fibrillin family protein, whose product is MIGKAALLETISGKNRGLLTTDTERQAILAAIAQLEDRNPTPRPVEASDLLEGDWRLLYTTSRGILGIDQVPFLKLGQVYQCVRAAELKVYNIAEVYGLPLLEGIVSVAARFQPVSERRVNVKFERSIVGLQRFIGYQTPGRFIRQLESGEKLAAIDLNIENRNQQGWLDITYLDADLRIGRGNEGSVFVLTKG
- a CDS encoding PD-(D/E)XK nuclease family protein; the protein is MVEEQILKDASNHRSPGYKSGNGGRRSSVLPHPFTFPIRLSQGQLNLLSTCPRKFQHIYLEQLAAPATPEQQEKMIWGSRFHLLMQQWQLGLPVDRLVKEDSQLQPWFSAFMAAAPQILKLDAGETATHQYSEYPLTIAFQGYLLTVVYDLLISNQNQAKILDWKTYPRPQNPGWLQQNWQTRLYLFTLAEMGTYLPEQISMTYWFFQVNNPSAPDPQSVTIAYDTTRHEKNRRDLTALLNQLTDWLERYQAGESFPQVFPSANQCAACHFAVRCDRAVPRSETGASPHPVQSPTDRINDFSIPNLAEIQEIEL
- the mraY gene encoding phospho-N-acetylmuramoyl-pentapeptide-transferase, with translation MDAKLFPSRTLRLSGAVLFILLTVGLSLVSVFFDLAAGRFGQTLSLSLPFWVCALATAGLGFWVVPLLRSLKAGQIIREDGPQAHLKKAGTPTMGGIFFLPVAVVVSLLWSGFSPNVVAVSALTLAYGAIGWLDDWQIIRCKSNKGISPRTKLSLQIGFAALFCLWLWLTQPFSITSIALPFGWVVPLGVLFWLLAGFVLVSESNATNLTDGLDGLAAGTVAIALMGLGILIAPSHPDLMLFCAALSGSCLGFLAHNRNPARVFMGDTGSLALGGALAAVAILTNSLFALLIISGLFLVETLSVIAQVSYYKATKGPDGIGRRLFKMSPYHNHLELSGWSETRIVALFYLVGGLLAFLALALS
- the cobO gene encoding cob(I)yrinic acid a,c-diamide adenosyltransferase, with the translated sequence MTDHLDTELTRDGIAPRPSDDIAYRQKMQRRKEVQEQRLAEMASEKGLVIVHTGNGKGKTTAALGMVLRSLGHGYRVAIVQFIKGAWEPAEKAAFKPWSTAVDGNPPQLEFHAMGEGFTWETQDRDRDIERAQQAWEKALSFICNADFKLVLLDEVNVALKLGYLSTEQVLAGLEQKPAHSHVILTGRGAPQLLIDRADLVTEMTLVKHPFREQKIKAQPGIEF
- a CDS encoding DUF3134 domain-containing protein, whose amino-acid sequence is MTYNPSLREEPRNQRAAVIPLKHESSILDWLESSGRLLAREGSDFDYLEDEGEDISDLMGGDDNSFDLDDDDDELDLED
- a CDS encoding type II toxin-antitoxin system PemK/MazF family toxin, with amino-acid sequence MVFQMRAIDRKRIIGKIGETESEYLAQIDAEIWRMLKPSETEES